AATTAAAATTGTTGAAAATAAAATTACTACCCTTGATAATAGACAAAATTTTATTCTGGATGGATTCCCTAGAAACATCCATCAGGCTAAGGCCTTAGATGCATTCTTACAAAATATTAAAATAATCAACTTTTTAATTGATGAGGATCTACTAATCAAAAGGCTCTCTGGAAGAAGAATATGCAAGTCCTGTGGTGGAATATATAATATATATACACTCCCTACAAAAGAAAAGGAAATTTGTGATATTTGTCAAGGCATTCTTTGTCAAAGAAAAGACGATACAGAGGAGTCTTTAAAAGTAAGACTTAAAGAATATCATTTACAGACAAAGCCACTAATAGACTTTTACTCAAAAAACAATAGAATTAACAATATAAATGCATCTAGAGATATTACTGTAGTGGAACAAAGTTTAATGGAAGTAATATCAGCAAGCTAGTCGGAAGCTATCTATTATAAACCACCCATAGATTTTTACTCAAAAAGTAAGAAAGTTAATGATTTAAAGATATTGATGGAATGGAGAAAATTATATGAAAGCAAAAACTCATTACATGAATTAATTATTCATAGGATTGTTCTTCCTACAGTCCACTTTAGTCTATTCAACAGAAACCCAAATCCTATAGGCGTTATACAAGGAACACTTTTATTTCAACTTTCAAACAGGTTATTATCTACCACACGCACTTGGGATAACTTGAAGAAAATTTTCTCCAAGTTTTATATCCCCTCAATTCAAGTCAATGGAACCAAAAGATCAAATTTAACCTAACCCTTAAGAGGTACTAGTGTAGTCTAGTATTTGGATTACTATAAATTTTAAAGTCTTAGACAATCCGGATTCATTTTTACTTCAAAATAATGGAATAGATACAAAGCTATACATAGGACCCGCGTCTGTTTTTACAATAATTAATCCCGCTCCTATTACATCTATAACTTTATATACGGCAATTGAGGTTGGAGTAGGTTAGAAAGGGCTTGGCTTTAAGGACATTGGAACTACACTTGGTGGAAAATGGACTCATATTATTTATTATAGTCTTTGTGACTATCTTTCTATATACAGACAACCCATATTAGTGAGAGTCAGCTCTGGAAATATAAAGCTGATGAAGGTAGGTACGAAGGGAAAACATACATTAGAAACGCAAAGCACATAAGTACAGTATAAAACAAATAATGAGGAAGTGATTTCTTCTATCATAGTATTTTTATTATAAAGCATGACTACAACTCTAGTGGTTTTCTTTCACTTGCAAGTTTTAAACTTTAATATTTAAACCTATTGCGCCCAGAAATCTTAGCCTCATACAATTTATCATCAGCCAGCTTAATGATATTAGTAAAATTAGCATCATGAGGAATTTGCTCGGCAAGACCAATGGATACTGTCACAAACTTAGAAACACTGTTATGCTCATGAACTATTTCCAAATTTCTAATATCTTCAATGATCCTGCCAACAATCTTAATCATTTCTTCTAAGCTTTTATTAACAGAAAATAAAATAAATTCCTCACCACCGTAGCGAGCAATATCTATCTTATATCTCATAGCAATCTTATTCAAACTCTTTGCAATCAACTTAAGACACTCATCACCATTAGTATGTCCATAATTATCATTATATTTTTTAAAATAATCAATATCTAACATACCCACAATGACGCGCTCTTTATGCTCCAAGGCTCTCGCCCAAGACTTAGCAAATTTATCTGTAAAAAATCTCCTATTAGGAATTTGAGTAAGACCATCAATTCTCGAAAGATTTTTAAAATGATCCCTAAGCCTCTTAAGCTCAAGATGAGTTTTAATTCTTGCATCAATGATCCTGCCATTAAAAGGTTTTAGAATATAATCCACTCCCCCAACATTAAATCCCTCAAGTTGAGCATCGGTAGAATCTCTTGAACTAATAAAAATTATAGGAATGTCTTTTGTCTCAGGATCACTCTTAAGCCTTCTACACACCTCATAACCGCTAATGTCTGGTAACATTACATCAAGAAGAATAAGATCAGGACTGGCAATCTCCACCTGCTTTAAAGCATCAAACCCATTAACAGCAACTCTGATCTCATACCCATCTTGCAGTATATCTATTAATAAATCTAAATTTGTAGGTGTATCATCTACAAGCAACAATTTTTGGGTTTCAATCTCAATATCTTCAAAATTATCCAATTATCCCTTCCGAAATGACTTCTTTATATTATGAGCACTTATCATATTCTTAACAATTTGAGAACTCTCTTCAAATTTATATAACTTTAAGTGCTCAAGAAGGGAATTAAATAACATTGTATCACTCTCATTGAAACTGTATTTCTTCAAAATCCCAAGTACTTCCTTATATTCTTTCGGATTTCTATTTTCTATATCATGTAAAAGCTTCTGCATAAGAACCAAAAATTCATCATCACTTGCATATCTCAACTTCTCTTGATCTTCAACCTCAATAATATTCAAAATGAATGTTTTTATGTTCCCAATAAGCACAAACAAATCTTTACGCGTTTCATAGTAAAGTATTTTTAATGCATGTATCGAACTTGTACTTATCTCAATTTCTCTAAAATTCTCAAATAAGCTACTACGCATATTACCAAGAGTTCCAGCAATTGAATGTGCCAATCTCTTTACTAATTGCAAATCATTTACATTAAAAGCCTCATCTAACTCATAAATAAGATTATCAATCATATTAACAAGCCCTCTGCACAATTCAACATACATATCATATGAAATATTCAATTCTCTTAATGCTTTATTAATATCCAAATTAGGCAAATTAGATATTACATCTAATTTTTTATCTTGAATAATCTCATTATCTTCAAGTTCAATATGTAAATATTTTTTTAGTATATTTTTAATTGAACTAATATGTATTGGTTTTGCAATGTAATCATTCATTCCATTATCTAAACACTTGTCTTTATACTCTTTTAATGCATGTGCAGTTACAGCTACCAAAACACAAGGACTTAAGTTATTCTGGTCTTCAAAGCTACGTATTTCCCTAGAAACTTCAAAACCATCACAGTGCGGCATTTTTATATCTATGAAACCTATGTCATATCTCTTAGTTTTTAAAAATTCAATAGCCTTTATTCCATTATCCACAATATCAATAGAATCCTCTCTTACACCTATAACGACCAAAATATTTTTCAAAACCTTCTGATTAATTTCATTATTCTCAGCTATTAATATGTTAATATGATCTTCTATTTTAAGAGTGCTAAAATCACTTATTAGTGGTGCATCTACAGTTGGGCCATTTCTAATCCAACTAGAATAAAAATCCCACCTTTTAAAAGGTTTCTGCATATATTCATACTTAAAATCATCTACCTTGTTATCCCTTAAATAAGAAAGTACAAAAATTATTCTTGCATCAGATTTCAAACTTTCGATTCTACTAGCAAAATTAAGCCCTTCTTGCACACCTACATCATTTACATTTATAAAAACAAAATCATAAAAAGGATACCTATAAAATACTTTATAAGCATAGTCATAAGAATAAGAGTAATGTATATTATCTTTATAATCTAATATTTCACTTATTCTTTTAAATACTTCAACAGCCTTTTTATTTAAAACTACACTTAAAATCTTCTTATCTCTTACCAACTCAAATTTATTTAAATTTTTATCTTTATCCGTAATCTCGTTACCTAAAACGAAAGGTAACATAAATGAAAAAGTTGATCCCTTACCTATTTTACTCTCAACTGCGATGCCAGGACCACCCATTAAGCTGACAAGCTTCCTAGATATTGTAAGTCCAAGACCAGTTCCTTCATATTTTCCTGAATCAGAATCATCTTCTCGTTTAAATAACTCAAATATTTCCGGTATACTATCCTGTTTAATTCCTTTCCCAGTATCAATTACCTTAAACTCAATAGTAACGACTTCATTGCCATTATCATCTTTTGTACTGCATATATATTCATAGTTTAAAACTATGATCCCTTCAGAGGTGAATTTAAAGGCATTCCCTATTAAATTGATAAGCACTTGCTTAAGTCTAGGCATATCCCCTACTAAATAATTCTCTAAGTTTGATGTTGAATAAAAAATTAAATCAAGATCTTGTTTTGCACTCTGAGACTGGAAACTCTTTAAAACACTTTCAATTTCACGCTCTAAATTTATATAATTATTTTCAATATATATTCCGTGCATATCTATTTTAGAGATATACAATATATCATCAATCAAAGAGAGCAATATACTAGATGAGTGATTTATCATTTGAACATATTCTCTTTGAGTACTTAAAAGATCGGTACGATCTAAAAGTTCAGTAGCTGCTATTATGCCATTAATAGGAGTACGAATATCATGACTCATATTTGCAACAAAAATAGTCTTAGCAGCAATAGCGCCCTCAATAGCTTCTTTCTCGCTCATTGCAGAAGAATACATTCTTTGTTTAAATTTTATCTCATTTACCAAATGAAATGTAAAGAATCCAACAAAAGTAAAAATAAATATACAAATGTTTAGTGCCGACATGCTATATTTTCTAAATTCTATATCCTTAGAACGTTCATAAACATTCAGCACCCAATCATCAAAATATGACCTATTCTTAACATTTGCACGGAATAAAATCTTTTGTATAATTCCTCTTAAAATATACTCCTGATTATGGATCGCAATATTTAAATCGAATTTTAAATCTAGCATAGTGGGCATTTTTTTAACATCCCTAACATTCAAGTCCTCAAAGTTAATAGTAGCAGTATATTCATCGCTAATAATTCCATTAACCTTGCCTCTATAAAGAAGATCTAAAGCTTCTTTAAAACTATTTACTTGGATTAGTCGTGCACCTGTTTTAGACTCCAATTCCTTAGTATGCAAAAATTTAAGTACTGCCAAATTATCAGAAAAACTAAAAGGGAATAATCTGGCTTTATTTGAAAAAACATAAAGTGGAATTCCTGAAGTTGCTTTAATGTTGAAAACATAATCTGAATTCGAATCTGATAAATTAGTAGAGAGTATATCTACTTTTCCTAACTTAATTAACTTTTCAATCTCATCATTTTCATGTATTTTGACCATATTGAAAGCTAGATTTGTAAATCCTCGTATTTTCTTAATTAATCCCTCATTTACACCTCTATGATGATTAGAATCAAAATAATCAATAGGATACCAATCTTTTATAGCAAGATTTAATTCTTTATTATTCAGTAACCAAATTTTTTCCTCAACATTAAAGTTACTCTTATTTATGTGACCATAACTGTTATTTTGATAATTGTCCATTTCAACTTGACCAAGCCAATTTCTATCTATTGGTAACAAGGTGTCAAACAAAATATTTTCTATTAATGCATTAAGTACATATGCAAATAATTCAAATCTGTTATTATTAGTTGCGAATACCAAAAACCTCCTTCTATTGAAGTTTGAATCCTCTGATTTTAATATATCATTATATCCATGCAACTTTAATAAATATTTTGAGGTTATTGAGTTTTCTACAAATCCATATGAATTATTTACTATATCCGAAAAATTACTTACTATATCTGTATTTTTATCTATATTAATATTATTGAAATTAAAATCAATAATTTGTGAATTTATAATTTTTCTGCTATTTTTAGCATTTGTCAAATAAAACTTAAAATTAAGCGAGTATATTGGGATAGTCTCCTTATAATTCCTAGACCTCAAGATACTGTCATCCTGAATAATACCACCCCAAATAGACACATCCTTATCATCTATACTATTCTTAATACTCTCTTTTGAAAATCCTATAAAATTCACTCTAAAACAATATTCTCTAGAAAGAGTATTCCATAAGTCAACTAAAATCCCTAAAGGTTGCCCTTTAGGATCAATAAAGCTTAAAGGAGGATAATCATTGTATATCCCAATATCAAGATTATATAAAATATCTAATTCTTCAAAAGACTCATATTCTTCCTTAGAGAGTGACTTCAAATAACTAAAAAGGTCAACATTTAAATGCTTTAATTGACTAACGGGATTCTTACTAACAGCAATTCTTATACCAATACTATGAAAATATTCAGTATTAAAAACTTTCATAAAATATGGATTAAAAACCCTATACCATACACAAGGTAATGTTTTACAACTGCCATATACTAAATCAATTTCATTATTATCTAATGCTAAAAGTAATTCTTCAGTACTTTTAAATAAAAAAATATTATCTATGAGCCCATGGGATCTTAATATATCTTCATATAGAGTGTTTTTTACAACACCTATTCGTAACTCGTTTGCAAATAATGCACTGGGTTTCTTTTTGCCTTCTCTTGAACCATAAAATAACGCAGCAACGCACTTTCCAATTTCATTTTTGAAATAAAGATAATCATTTAAATCTGAATTATAAGTTAATCCTAAATAAATTACATCATCTTCAATTTTGTTTTTATCAAGGTAATCAATAGTTTCTACAATAATAGCATAATTATTATCCTGTGCCCACTTGTCAAGAAGAGAAAAAATCATTCCGACTACTTTACCTTCTCTATTTTTATAGTAAAGAGGATAATATTGATCTACGAGTTTAAATTTCAAAGTTGGCTTAGCAAGTAAATTAAGATTAGAGGAAAAAAATATAAACAAAATTAAAAAAGCAATACCCAAACTGCGCATAATTTATACCATATATTTTCAAACATACTTTATACTCTAAACCAATAAAAAACAAAAAACCCTGGCAATAACCTACTCTCCCGCGAACTCGCAGTACCATCAGTGAATAAGAGCTTAACTTCTGTGTTCGGAATGATAACAGGTGTTTCCTCTCTTCTCTAACCACCAGGGTAATTTATAAGGAAGACAAAAATATGGTCAAAGATTCGGGTAATTAGTATTAGTCAGCTTAATATATTACTATACTTACACTTCTAACCTATCAACCTGGTATTCTTCCAGGACCCTCATAGGATATCTCATCTTGAGGAAGGCTTCCCACTTAGATGCTTTCAGCGGTTATCCCTTCCGAACGTAGCTACCCAGCACTTACCCTTGGCAGGATAACTGGTACACTAGAGGTTCGTCCATCTCGGTCCTCTCGTACTAAAGATAGTTCCTCTCAAATATCCAACGCTTGTGGCAGATAGGGACCAAACTGTCTCACGACGTTCTGAACCCAGCTCGCGTACCGCTTTAAATGGCGAACAGCCATACCCTTAGGACCTGCTTCAGCCCTAGGATGCGATGAGCCGACATCGAGGTGCCAAACCCTCCCGTCGATGTGAACTCTTGGGGAGGATAAGCCTGTTATCCCCGGAGTACCTTTTATTCGTTAAGTGACGGCGCTTCCACTCGCCACCGCCAGATCACTAAGACCTACTTTCGTATCTGTTCGACTTGTCAGTCTCACAGTTAAGCTACCTTATGCCTTTACACTTACAGAGTGATTTCCAACCACTCTAAGGTAACCTTTGTGCACCTCCGTTACTCTTTAGGAGGCGACCGCCCCAGTCAAACTACCCACCTGGCACTATCCTCATATCACTATGAGTTAGAAACTTAATTAAACAAGGGTGGTATTTCAAGTGCGACTCCACTATCCCTAACGAGATAGCTTCAAAGTCTCCCACCTATCCTACACATATTTA
The sequence above is drawn from the Candidatus Borreliella tachyglossi genome and encodes:
- a CDS encoding adenylate kinase, which gives rise to MKLVFLGPPGSGKGTLAKIISKKLNYYHISTGDLFRENISNSTSLGKEIKQIVESGKLVPDSITIKIVENKITTLDNRQNFILDGFPRNIHQAKALDAFLQNIKIINFLIDEDLLIKRLSGRRICKSCGGIYNIYTLPTKEKEICDICQGILCQRKDDTEESLKVRLKEYHLQTKPLIDFYSKNNRINNINASRDITVVEQSLMEVISAS
- a CDS encoding ATP-binding protein; amino-acid sequence: MRSLGIAFLILFIFFSSNLNLLAKPTLKFKLVDQYYPLYYKNREGKVVGMIFSLLDKWAQDNNYAIIVETIDYLDKNKIEDDVIYLGLTYNSDLNDYLYFKNEIGKCVAALFYGSREGKKKPSALFANELRIGVVKNTLYEDILRSHGLIDNIFLFKSTEELLLALDNNEIDLVYGSCKTLPCVWYRVFNPYFMKVFNTEYFHSIGIRIAVSKNPVSQLKHLNVDLFSYLKSLSKEEYESFEELDILYNLDIGIYNDYPPLSFIDPKGQPLGILVDLWNTLSREYCFRVNFIGFSKESIKNSIDDKDVSIWGGIIQDDSILRSRNYKETIPIYSLNFKFYLTNAKNSRKIINSQIIDFNFNNINIDKNTDIVSNFSDIVNNSYGFVENSITSKYLLKLHGYNDILKSEDSNFNRRRFLVFATNNNRFELFAYVLNALIENILFDTLLPIDRNWLGQVEMDNYQNNSYGHINKSNFNVEEKIWLLNNKELNLAIKDWYPIDYFDSNHHRGVNEGLIKKIRGFTNLAFNMVKIHENDEIEKLIKLGKVDILSTNLSDSNSDYVFNIKATSGIPLYVFSNKARLFPFSFSDNLAVLKFLHTKELESKTGARLIQVNSFKEALDLLYRGKVNGIISDEYTATINFEDLNVRDVKKMPTMLDLKFDLNIAIHNQEYILRGIIQKILFRANVKNRSYFDDWVLNVYERSKDIEFRKYSMSALNICIFIFTFVGFFTFHLVNEIKFKQRMYSSAMSEKEAIEGAIAAKTIFVANMSHDIRTPINGIIAATELLDRTDLLSTQREYVQMINHSSSILLSLIDDILYISKIDMHGIYIENNYINLEREIESVLKSFQSQSAKQDLDLIFYSTSNLENYLVGDMPRLKQVLINLIGNAFKFTSEGIIVLNYEYICSTKDDNGNEVVTIEFKVIDTGKGIKQDSIPEIFELFKREDDSDSGKYEGTGLGLTISRKLVSLMGGPGIAVESKIGKGSTFSFMLPFVLGNEITDKDKNLNKFELVRDKKILSVVLNKKAVEVFKRISEILDYKDNIHYSYSYDYAYKVFYRYPFYDFVFINVNDVGVQEGLNFASRIESLKSDARIIFVLSYLRDNKVDDFKYEYMQKPFKRWDFYSSWIRNGPTVDAPLISDFSTLKIEDHINILIAENNEINQKVLKNILVVIGVREDSIDIVDNGIKAIEFLKTKRYDIGFIDIKMPHCDGFEVSREIRSFEDQNNLSPCVLVAVTAHALKEYKDKCLDNGMNDYIAKPIHISSIKNILKKYLHIELEDNEIIQDKKLDVISNLPNLDINKALRELNISYDMYVELCRGLVNMIDNLIYELDEAFNVNDLQLVKRLAHSIAGTLGNMRSSLFENFREIEISTSSIHALKILYYETRKDLFVLIGNIKTFILNIIEVEDQEKLRYASDDEFLVLMQKLLHDIENRNPKEYKEVLGILKKYSFNESDTMLFNSLLEHLKLYKFEESSQIVKNMISAHNIKKSFRKG
- a CDS encoding GGDEF domain-containing protein; translated protein: MDNFEDIEIETQKLLLVDDTPTNLDLLIDILQDGYEIRVAVNGFDALKQVEIASPDLILLDVMLPDISGYEVCRRLKSDPETKDIPIIFISSRDSTDAQLEGFNVGGVDYILKPFNGRIIDARIKTHLELKRLRDHFKNLSRIDGLTQIPNRRFFTDKFAKSWARALEHKERVIVGMLDIDYFKKYNDNYGHTNGDECLKLIAKSLNKIAMRYKIDIARYGGEEFILFSVNKSLEEMIKIVGRIIEDIRNLEIVHEHNSVSKFVTVSIGLAEQIPHDANFTNIIKLADDKLYEAKISGRNRFKY